The Bradyrhizobium sp. LLZ17 genomic sequence CACGACGGCGCCGTGGCTCTCGGTTTTTCCGGGCCTTGCCATCTTCCTGACGGTGCTCGGCCTCAATCTGCTCGGCGACGGCCTGCGTGACATTCTCGATCCACAATCGCGGAGCCGGCGCACATGACGGGCCCGCCGCTGATCGAAGTCGAGAACTTGCGCATCGATCTCGACGACGGATCGAGGCGCGTTGCCGCGGCCGAGGGCATTTCATTCCGGATCGATCGCGGCGAGACCTTCGGCCTGGTCGGCGAATCCGGCTGCGGCAAGAGCATCACCGCGCTCGCCTTGATCGGCCTCTTGCGGCAGCCACTCTCGATCGGCGGCGGTGTCATCCGGTTTGACGGCCGGGAGATCCAGCACCTTTCGGCGGCCAAGCAGCGCGAGCTGCGCGGCAATCGCATCGCCATGATCTTCCAGGAGCCGATGACGGCGCTCAACCCGGTGTCGCCGGTGGGACGGCAGATCGCCGAGATGTTCGTGCTGCACAAGGGCAAGAGCTGGCGCGAGGCCAACCAGATGGCCGTCGAGGCACTGGCGAATGTCCGCGTGCCCGCGCCCGAGCGGCGCGTCAAGGACTACCCGCACCAGCTGTCGGGCGGCATGCGCCAGCGCGTGATGATCGCCATCGCGCTCGCCTGCGGTCCGGATCTCCTGATCGCCGACGAGCCGACCACCGCGCTCGATGTCACGGTGCAGGCGGAAATCATCGAGCTGATGCGGAATTTGTGCGCCGAGCGAGGGACGGCCATTTTGATGATCAGCCACGATCTCGGCCTGGTCGCCAATGTCTGCCGCCGCGTTGCCGTGATGTATGCCGGCCGCATCGTCGAGCAGCGCGGCTCGGCCGACATCTTCCGGGCGCCCGCGCATCCCTATACGCAAGGCTTGGTGGACTCGCTGCCGCGGCTGGGCAGCCGCGCTGCGCTCGGCCGCAGCCGGCTCAGGGAGATCGCGGGCGTGGTCCCGGCGATCACGAATTTTCCGGAAGGCTGCAGGTTCAATCCCCGTTGCGCACAGGCGACCGATATCTGCCGGACGGTCGCGCCGGAGACGGATTCGCTGAGCGCCGGCGGTCTGGTGAGGTGTCACCACCATGCATGAGGGCAGGGCAATCGCCTATGGATTTCACGAGGACCTGGCGGGCTTGCTCCGCCTCTCCCGCTTGCGGGAGAGGCCGACGCGCCCCGGGCGATGCGAAGCATCGTCCCGCGCGCGGCGGGTGAGGGCTCTCACCCCACAGGGATGTTCTCCGCAATTCTCGACAATCCCGACGCGGAGACACCCCCACCCCAGCCCTCCCCGCAAGCGGGAGAGGGAGCCCCGTGCCGATGCCGCCGCATCGTGCACACCATATGCGATTGCCCTGATGCATAGAGGCAAGCCGGACGACGATCTCATTCTCAGCGTCGAGGATCTCGCGGTTCATTTTCCGCTGGGTGGCGGCTTGCTGGGCGGCGGCCGGCGGCTGCTCCGCGCCGTGGACGGGGTCGAT encodes the following:
- a CDS encoding ABC transporter ATP-binding protein, whose product is MTGPPLIEVENLRIDLDDGSRRVAAAEGISFRIDRGETFGLVGESGCGKSITALALIGLLRQPLSIGGGVIRFDGREIQHLSAAKQRELRGNRIAMIFQEPMTALNPVSPVGRQIAEMFVLHKGKSWREANQMAVEALANVRVPAPERRVKDYPHQLSGGMRQRVMIAIALACGPDLLIADEPTTALDVTVQAEIIELMRNLCAERGTAILMISHDLGLVANVCRRVAVMYAGRIVEQRGSADIFRAPAHPYTQGLVDSLPRLGSRAALGRSRLREIAGVVPAITNFPEGCRFNPRCAQATDICRTVAPETDSLSAGGLVRCHHHA